In one Nyctibius grandis isolate bNycGra1 chromosome 19, bNycGra1.pri, whole genome shotgun sequence genomic region, the following are encoded:
- the MRGBP gene encoding MRG/MORF4L-binding protein, which produces MGEAEGGSAGAVEKPPLPAAGPGAAAAVAAAAAAVAAAAAAAAAAPEPGVPAEEAVVVWSPEVEVCLFHAMLGHKPVGVNRHFHMICIRDKFSQNIGRQISSKVIWDHLSTMYDMQALHESEILPFPNIEKNFALPDEMIQEVREGKVMIEEEVKEEIKEEMETHAGPEEVFAPSGSLGKTTEKPSSKEKEKTSSDSGSKEGSDKRKRNRVTEKVLNANSNPSSPSAAKRRRT; this is translated from the exons ATGGGCGAGGCGGAGGGCGGCTCGGCGGGCGCTGTGGAGAagccgccgctgcccgcggccgggccgggagccgccgcggcggtcgctgctgccgccgccgccgttgCAGccgcagcggcggcagcggccgccGCCCCGGAGCCCGGCGTGCCGGCGGAGGAGGCGGTGGTGGTGTGGAGCCCCGAAGTGGAGGTTTGCCTCTTCCACGCCATGCTGGGCCACAAGCCCGTAG GTGTAAATCGCCATTTCCACATGATTTGTATCCGAGATAAATTCAGTCAGAATATTGGACGGCAGATTTCTTCCAAAGTGATTTGGGACCATCTGAGCACCATGTATGATATGCAAGCTCTT CACGAATCTGAGATTCTTCCGTTCCCTAATATAGAGAAGAATTTTGCTCTTCCTGATGAAATGATTCAAGAAGTGAGAGAAG GAAAAGTAATGATAGAAGAAGaagtgaaagaggaaataaaagaagagatggaaacACATGCAGGGCCAGAAGAAG TTTTTGCACCCTCTGGAAGTTTaggaaaaacaactgaaaagccaagcagcaaagagaaagagaaaacatcatCAGATTCTGGGTCCAAAGAAGGATCTGATAAGAGGAAGCGCAACAGAGTCACTGAAAAGGTCTTAAATGCAAACAGTAATCCTTCCAGTCCAAGCGCTGCGAAACGGCGGAGAACGTAA